A window of Synchiropus splendidus isolate RoL2022-P1 chromosome 9, RoL_Sspl_1.0, whole genome shotgun sequence contains these coding sequences:
- the grem2a gene encoding gremlin-2 encodes MLWRIAIPVILAGVLCLTAESKKPRPQGSIPSPYKTKGNLSSERHHRLLQQKPEVLSSSREALVVTERRYLRRDWCKTQPLRQTISEEGCRSRTVVNRFCYGQCNSFYIPRHMGPSSGPSSGSGRKSHNKVQEPFQSCSFCRPHRVTQLTVQLECPDLQPPFRHRKVQRVKQCRCMSVDVSGHGKL; translated from the coding sequence ATGTTGTGGAGAATAGCGATCCCAGTCATCCTGGCTGGGGTACTGTGCCTCACTGCAGAGTCCAAGAAGCCCCGTCCGCAGGGATCCATCCCGTCTCCGTACAAGACCAAAGGGAACCTGTCTTCAGAGCGCCACCACCGACTACTGCAGCAGAAACCAGAGGTGCTGTCCTCGAGTCGCGAGGCCTTGGTGGTGACGGAGCGACGCTACCTCCGCAGAGACTGGTGCAAGACCCAGCCGCTCCGGCAGACCATCAGCGAGGAGGGCTGCCGCAGCCGCACTGTAGTCAACCGCTTTTGCTACGGCCAGTGCAACTCCTTCTACATCCCTCGACACATGGGCCCCAGCTCGGGTCCGTCCTCGGGCTCCGGGAGGAAGAGCCACAACAAAGTGCAAGAGCCGTTTCAGTCCTGCTCCTTCTGCAGACCTCATCGGGTCACTCAGCTCACCGTGCAGCTGGAGTGTCCGGACCTGCAGCCGCCGTTCAGGCATCGGAAGGTTCAGAGGGTCAAACAGTGCCGCTGCATGTCGGTGGACGTGAGCGGGCACGGGAAACTGTGA